In one window of Solanum pennellii chromosome 2, SPENNV200 DNA:
- the LOC107008803 gene encoding RNA pseudouridine synthase 5 isoform X2, whose protein sequence is MKTNTRGSPASRRLATISYKTIPAESLPRDLCCHACLKQPSPARSTPQIALIVVNKPSGLQVLPGGLYQQRTVLTQLQWHACKLTTTPSGCQKTHPVPVHRLGRGTSGILLCAKTKLCKSRLAAYFAEGTSVVEDKCTNSECNTMRKICKIYRALVSGVMDMDEVVIKQPIGTIKYPGVAKGLYVASPSGKPALSSVRVLERDSESNCTLVQVEIQSGRPHQIRIHLSFIGYPLIGDPLYVSGGQPKCFHPELLDESFEKDGGYQRPENPVPGDCGYNLHAHQIGLIHPITNELIKITAPLPAILQTREEREANQPNSS, encoded by the exons ATGAAAACCAACACCAGGGGGTCCCCAGCCTCTCGGCGTCTCGCGACCATAAGTTACAAAACTATACCGGCAGAAAGCCTTCCTCGTGACTTGTGCTGCCACGCTTGTCTAAAGCAGCCTTCTCCAGCGAGATCTACACCACAAATCGCACTC ATTGTTGTAAATAAACCTTCTGGTTTGCAAGTTCTTCCTGGAGGGTTATACCAGCAGCGGACCGTCTTGACGCAACTCCAGTGGCATGCATGTAAGCTGACAACCACTCCGTCAGGTTGTCAAAAAACACATCCAGTCCCAGTTCATCGCTTAGGAAGGGGTACATCAG GAATACTGCTCTGTGCAAAAACAAAGCTTTGTAAATCTCGCCTTGCAGCATATTTTGCTGAGGGGACGTCAGTTGTTGAAGACAA ATGCACCAACTCAGAGTGCAATACAATGAGGAAGATTTGCAAGATATATCGGGCGCTAGTAAGTGGTGTGATGGATATGGATGAG GTTGTCATCAAGCAACCAATTGGTACAATTAAATATCCTGGAGTTGCTAAAGGGTTGTATGTTGCTTCTCCTTCAg GGAAGCCAGCTTTGAGCAGTGTTCGCGTTCTTGAAAGAGATTCAGAGAGTAACTGCACATTGGTTCAG GTTGAAATTCAATCTGGAAGGCCACACCAGATCCGCATCCACCTCTCTTTCATAGGATATCCACTAATTG GTGATCCTCTTTATGTATCTGGTGGGCAACCAAAGTGCTTTCATCCTGAATTATTGGATGAAAGTTTTGAGAAAGATGG TGGCTATCAAAGACCTGAGAATCCTGTTCCTGGAGACTGTGGATATAACCTGCATGCCCATCAAATAGGTCTTATTCACCCAATAACAAATGAG CTTATCAAAATTACAGCACCTCTTCCAGCTATCCTTCAAACACGAGAAGAACGCGAGGCTAACCAGCCAAACTCCAGCTAG
- the LOC107008803 gene encoding RNA pseudouridine synthase 5 isoform X1 yields MSEKAELAAVRAYFGVPWPQLNEGLSYHDIVRPTDAGLTLIEFYFRKYKNSAPLQGWLQRIQNKQITIDNKVVILPDTELRAGAELVYRRLPWREPDAPYLLEVLFEDDYLIVVNKPSGLQVLPGGLYQQRTVLTQLQWHACKLTTTPSGCQKTHPVPVHRLGRGTSGILLCAKTKLCKSRLAAYFAEGTSVVEDKCTNSECNTMRKICKIYRALVSGVMDMDEVVIKQPIGTIKYPGVAKGLYVASPSGKPALSSVRVLERDSESNCTLVQVEIQSGRPHQIRIHLSFIGYPLIGDPLYVSGGQPKCFHPELLDESFEKDGGYQRPENPVPGDCGYNLHAHQIGLIHPITNELIKITAPLPAILQTREEREANQPNSS; encoded by the exons ATGTCAGAAAAAGCAGAGCTTGCAGCGGTGAGGGCGTACTTTGGAGTGCCGTGGCCGCAACTTAATGAGGGATTATCCTACCATGACATCGTCCGACCCACCGATGCTG GTCTTACATTGATCGAATTCTACTTTAGAAAGTACAAAAATTCAGCTCCTTTACAAGG TTGGTTGCAGAGAATTCAAAATAAACAG ATAACAATTGATAATAAAGTTGTTATCTTACCAGATACTGAACTCAG AGCAGGTGCTGAATTAGTATATCGTCGCCTTCCTTGGAGAGAACCTGATGCACCTTACTTGCTAGAAGTACTATTTGAAGATGACTACTTG ATTGTTGTAAATAAACCTTCTGGTTTGCAAGTTCTTCCTGGAGGGTTATACCAGCAGCGGACCGTCTTGACGCAACTCCAGTGGCATGCATGTAAGCTGACAACCACTCCGTCAGGTTGTCAAAAAACACATCCAGTCCCAGTTCATCGCTTAGGAAGGGGTACATCAG GAATACTGCTCTGTGCAAAAACAAAGCTTTGTAAATCTCGCCTTGCAGCATATTTTGCTGAGGGGACGTCAGTTGTTGAAGACAA ATGCACCAACTCAGAGTGCAATACAATGAGGAAGATTTGCAAGATATATCGGGCGCTAGTAAGTGGTGTGATGGATATGGATGAG GTTGTCATCAAGCAACCAATTGGTACAATTAAATATCCTGGAGTTGCTAAAGGGTTGTATGTTGCTTCTCCTTCAg GGAAGCCAGCTTTGAGCAGTGTTCGCGTTCTTGAAAGAGATTCAGAGAGTAACTGCACATTGGTTCAG GTTGAAATTCAATCTGGAAGGCCACACCAGATCCGCATCCACCTCTCTTTCATAGGATATCCACTAATTG GTGATCCTCTTTATGTATCTGGTGGGCAACCAAAGTGCTTTCATCCTGAATTATTGGATGAAAGTTTTGAGAAAGATGG TGGCTATCAAAGACCTGAGAATCCTGTTCCTGGAGACTGTGGATATAACCTGCATGCCCATCAAATAGGTCTTATTCACCCAATAACAAATGAG CTTATCAAAATTACAGCACCTCTTCCAGCTATCCTTCAAACACGAGAAGAACGCGAGGCTAACCAGCCAAACTCCAGCTAG
- the LOC107009168 gene encoding uncharacterized protein LOC107009168 produces the protein MFATAIRLVGRKPKPKMKPIKLKTPPEQTQTITRTIFDIVKEHGPLNIAETWDRVKDVGLRGLTSKGHMKIVLRWMRERQKLKLICNHVGPQKKFLYTTWFTNPNTMHTKPGSDTSSPNSKQIFSGSNITRPKSS, from the exons ATGTTTGCTACAGCGATTAGGTTGGTAGGGAGGAAACCAAAACCAAAGATGAAACCAATTAAGCTTAAAACTCCACCCGAGCAGACACAAACCATCACCAGAACCATTTTCGATATCGTCAAGGAGCATGGACCTCTCAATATTGCCGAAACCTGGGATCGTGTAAAG GATGTTGGCTTGAGAGGCTTGACAAGCAAAGGGCACATGAAGATTGTTTTAAGATGGATGAGGGAAAGACAAAAGCTTAAGCTTATATGCAATCACGTAGGGCCCCAGAAGAAATTTCTGTATACGACATGGTTCACAAATCCAAATACAATGCATACAAAGCCGGGATCTGATACTTCCTCACCAAATTCAAAGCAGATATTTTCAGGAAGTAATATTACCCGGCCAAAGTCATCATAA